The proteins below come from a single Yamadazyma tenuis chromosome 5, complete sequence genomic window:
- a CDS encoding uncharacterized protein (COG:S; EggNog:ENOG503NWHH), with translation MTAGDPNNYVLEQINHDGELVDFTRLQNSQAWKGILTSEEYTFRERLLGNCDMTQDLRVYVLKDINNPSEALCSIELLIRDALVYDKVDGKVVHRKVRSGCIGGVFTYKQHRRRGYARIMVNKLVDLCQAELLEDGFLFLYSEVDEFYAESGFVSMEVPVVVIPVDHETPTRFTGHQGVEVPEGSLVPLGFAEFEDVMNVYRKHSLQDIEARTRTDGKTHLTIVPDHRSFDWYHVRAKYVHGKVHDLKLKIDLGKMDQVFSLFKTVGPEIFGFKLENKGELLGFIVWTFDWTPEKFVVKVLLIHVCDGHHQSLRLKLLGYLKEYIQFYGEGFTKMEVWGSELQPTGVDLNSVGTVIPNASRSAMQMMVAKDQDHLKKGEVVWDNNNKLPWF, from the coding sequence ATGACCGCAGGAGACCCCAACAACTACGTACTCGAACAGATCAACCATGACGGCGAACTCGTTGACTTCACCCGTCTCCAAAACTCCCAGGCATGGAAAGGTATATTGACATCCGAGGAGTACACGTTCAGAGAGCGTCTTCTTGGGAACTGCGACATGACACAAGACTTGAGAGTTTATGTGTTAAAGgatatcaacaaccccaGTGAGGCCTTGTGTTCCATTGAATTGCTTATTAGAGACGCGTTGGTGTACGATAAGGTCGATGGGAAGGTTGTGCACCGGAAGGTTAGAAGTGGTTgtattggtggtgtctTCACTTACAAACAGCATAGAAGACGTGGTTATGCCAGGATTatggtcaacaagttggtggacttATGTCAGGCTGAATTGTTGGAGGATgggtttttgtttttgtatTCTGAGGTGGATGAGTTCTATGCTGAGAGTGGGTTTGTGTCGATGGAAGTGCCAGTAGTGGTGATTCCAGTAGACCACGAAACCCCGACCCGCTTTACTGGCCATCAAGGGGTTGAAGTTCCCGAGGGTCTGTTGGTGCCGCTTGGCTTCGCAGAGTTTGAAGACGTGATGAACGTATACAGAAAGCATAGTTTACAAGACATTGAAGCCAGAACTagaaccgatggtaaaaCCCACTTGACCATTGTACCAGACCATAGAAGTTTCGACTGGTATCACGTGAGAGCCAAGTATGTGCACGGAAAGGTACACGATCTAAAGTTGAAAATTGATCTTGGTAAGATGGACCAGGTGTTTTCGCTTTTCAAGACTGTGGGACCTGAGATCTTTgggttcaagttggaaaacaagGGCGAGTTATTGGGGTTCATAGTTTGGACTTTCGATTGGACGCCAGAGAAGTTTGTGGTGAAGGTTTTGTTGATTCATGTTTGTGATGGCCATCACCAGAGCTTGAGACTCAAGTTGCTTGGGTACTTGAAAGAGTACATCCAGTTTTACGGTGAAGGCTTCACGAAGATGGAGGTTTGGGGCAGCGAGCTCCAACCTACGGGAGTTGATCTCAATAGTGTGGGTACGGTGATTCCCAACGCTTCGAGAAGTGCCATGCAAATgatggttgcaaaagaCCAAGatcatttgaagaaaggAGAGGTTGTGTGGGACAATAACAACAAGTTACCGTGGTTTTGA